From Gloeocapsa sp. PCC 73106, a single genomic window includes:
- a CDS encoding transaldolase: MPRNLLEQLKELTSVVADTGDLNAIRKFAPIDATTNPSLIATASQMPEYREIVDETLLKAKKDSGSGASDAEVLSLAFARLAVSFGKRILEIVPERVSVQADPRLSYDTEGTIKQSRYLISEFEKEGIPRERVMIKIASTWEGICAAKVLEAENLQCNMTLLFGIHQAAGCADVGATIISPYVGRILDWYVKNTGKEYEGAEDPGVISVTNIYNYYKKLGYETEVMGASFRKLSQITELAGCDFLTIGPVQLALLQETTGELTRKLDPAKAATMDIEKITMDEATFVKMHAENVMATEKLSEGIQGFSKALESLEKFMGDRLAQLESGAKIGAVASSVFKVYDLDNDGFITREEWLGLDVVFDALDSDGDGRVSSEEIMAGLGATLQLA; this comes from the coding sequence ATGCCACGCAATCTGCTCGAACAGCTCAAAGAACTAACCTCCGTGGTAGCCGATACCGGAGATCTCAACGCCATCAGAAAATTCGCTCCCATAGATGCTACTACCAATCCATCTCTGATCGCGACAGCATCACAAATGCCCGAGTACCGGGAAATAGTAGACGAAACCCTACTTAAAGCCAAAAAAGACTCAGGATCAGGAGCGAGTGACGCGGAAGTACTATCTCTAGCTTTTGCACGTCTAGCGGTTTCCTTCGGTAAAAGAATTCTGGAGATCGTTCCTGAACGCGTTTCCGTCCAAGCCGATCCCCGTCTTTCCTACGACACCGAAGGTACGATCAAACAAAGTCGCTATCTCATCTCGGAATTCGAAAAAGAAGGTATTCCCAGGGAGCGCGTCATGATCAAAATAGCCTCCACTTGGGAAGGAATTTGTGCGGCAAAAGTGCTCGAAGCCGAAAACCTCCAATGTAATATGACCCTGCTGTTCGGTATCCATCAAGCCGCAGGTTGTGCTGACGTCGGAGCAACGATTATTTCTCCCTACGTTGGACGTATTCTTGACTGGTACGTGAAAAACACAGGCAAAGAGTACGAAGGAGCTGAAGATCCCGGCGTAATCTCTGTAACTAACATTTACAACTATTACAAAAAGTTGGGCTACGAAACCGAAGTAATGGGAGCTAGCTTCCGTAAGCTCAGTCAAATTACCGAGTTAGCAGGTTGTGATTTCCTGACGATTGGTCCTGTACAGCTAGCCCTGTTGCAAGAAACCACCGGGGAATTAACGCGTAAACTCGACCCAGCTAAAGCGGCAACTATGGATATCGAAAAAATAACCATGGATGAGGCTACTTTCGTGAAGATGCACGCAGAAAACGTGATGGCGACGGAAAAACTCTCTGAAGGAATTCAAGGATTTAGTAAAGCCTTAGAATCTCTAGAGAAGTTTATGGGCGATCGCTTAGCTCAACTAGAGAGTGGTGCTAAAATCGGTGCAGTTGCTAGCAGTGTGTTTAAAGTCTACGATCTTGATAACGATGGCTTTATCACCCGCGAGGAATGGTTAGGACTAGATGTTGTCTTTGACGCCCTCGATAGCGATGGTGACGGCAGAGTTAGCTCTGAAGAGATCATGGCAGGATTAGGAGCTACTCTCCAACTCGCCTAG
- a CDS encoding glycogen/starch/alpha-glucan phosphorylase, whose amino-acid sequence MTTTKPEGINIEDDRTGTSIETLKRAFLDNLFYIQVKFPKVATKNDYYLALAYTVRDRLATRWLNTSKAYFEKTPKIVTYLSAEFLLGRHLRNNLYNLGLYDTMKEVMEELGLDLHDLIEQEEEPGLGNGGLGRLAACYIDSMATLEIPAIGYGIRYEYGIFDQDIVDGWQVEVTDKWLQYGNPWEVARPEEQVEIKFGGHTEYYKDEYGRLRMRWMPSKVVTAVPYDTPIVGYGTNTVNTLRLWKAEAPESFDFEAFNQGEYFRAVEAKTQCENITKVLYPNDETYEGKVLRLEQQFFFVSASLQDMIRMMKVKNVALERFHEQFTVQLNDTHPTIAVPELMRLLIDEHGFDWNKAWSITTQTLAYTNHTLLPEALERWNLPKFASLFPRHLEIIYEINRRFIDEVRIKFPDDVDRIRRMSIIDETGEKYVRMANLASVAAYRINGVAAMHTELLKSTVLHDFYEMYPSKFVNVTNGVTPRRFITQTNYRLTDLITSKIGYGWIKNLGELQKIEGFADDADFRSEFRRIKRDNKQDLVDHIRKNYNIEMNPDSVFDILIKRIHEYKRQHLKALYIINQYNRIKANPDMDIVPRTHIFGGKAAPGYYKAKLIIKLINAIGEVVNYDPDVRGRIKVLFMKDYNVSFSQRLFPASDISEQISTAGYEASGTGNMKFAMNGALTVGTLDGANVEIREKAGAENFFLFGLTVEEVAAKRAAGYNPNEYYQNNEELQLVMHRISSGFFSHGDMNLFKPLVDSLLYEDKYMLMADFQSYIDAQDQADKVYRDQDLWSRMAILNVARMGFFSSDRSINDYRERIWKTPSVKVEIPDYSQSNFDLNLG is encoded by the coding sequence ATGACCACTACTAAACCAGAAGGCATTAACATAGAAGATGATCGCACTGGAACGAGTATAGAAACACTGAAAAGAGCGTTTCTGGATAACTTGTTTTATATTCAAGTAAAGTTTCCTAAAGTCGCTACAAAAAATGACTATTACTTAGCTTTAGCGTATACGGTGCGCGATCGCCTAGCTACTCGCTGGCTAAACACTTCTAAAGCATATTTCGAAAAAACACCGAAGATCGTCACATATCTATCCGCTGAATTTTTACTAGGTCGCCATCTCAGAAATAATCTCTATAATCTGGGACTATACGACACCATGAAAGAGGTAATGGAGGAATTAGGATTAGATCTCCATGACTTAATTGAACAAGAAGAAGAACCAGGATTAGGAAATGGCGGTCTAGGAAGACTCGCAGCTTGTTATATTGACTCCATGGCAACCTTAGAGATCCCAGCGATCGGCTATGGTATCCGATATGAATACGGTATCTTCGACCAAGACATAGTAGATGGTTGGCAAGTAGAAGTTACCGATAAATGGTTACAGTACGGCAATCCCTGGGAAGTTGCGCGTCCTGAAGAACAAGTAGAAATTAAATTTGGTGGACACACCGAGTATTACAAAGACGAATATGGTCGTTTACGGATGCGATGGATGCCAAGCAAAGTGGTAACAGCAGTTCCTTACGACACTCCTATCGTAGGGTATGGAACCAATACTGTAAACACATTGCGCTTGTGGAAAGCAGAAGCACCAGAATCCTTTGACTTTGAAGCTTTTAACCAGGGGGAATACTTTAGAGCGGTTGAGGCAAAAACGCAATGTGAAAACATTACTAAAGTGCTCTATCCCAACGATGAAACCTACGAAGGAAAAGTATTGCGCTTAGAGCAACAGTTTTTCTTTGTATCCGCTTCTTTGCAAGATATGATTCGTATGATGAAGGTAAAAAATGTGGCTCTAGAAAGATTCCACGAACAATTTACCGTGCAGTTGAACGACACCCATCCTACCATCGCCGTACCCGAACTAATGCGATTGTTAATCGATGAACACGGCTTTGATTGGAATAAAGCTTGGTCCATTACCACTCAGACCCTTGCTTACACCAACCATACCCTACTACCAGAAGCTCTAGAGCGCTGGAATTTACCCAAATTTGCCAGTTTATTCCCTCGTCACCTCGAAATAATCTACGAAATCAATCGTCGCTTTATTGATGAAGTGCGGATTAAATTCCCCGATGATGTAGATCGCATTCGTCGTATGTCCATTATCGATGAAACTGGAGAAAAATACGTGCGCATGGCGAATCTAGCTAGCGTTGCCGCCTACCGGATCAACGGAGTTGCAGCAATGCATACAGAGCTATTGAAGTCAACAGTACTGCACGACTTCTACGAAATGTATCCAAGCAAGTTCGTCAACGTCACCAATGGAGTAACCCCACGTCGTTTCATCACCCAAACTAACTACCGTTTGACAGATTTAATTACCAGCAAAATTGGATATGGGTGGATCAAAAACTTAGGCGAACTACAGAAAATAGAAGGCTTCGCCGACGATGCTGACTTCCGTAGTGAATTTCGCCGCATTAAACGCGATAACAAACAGGATTTAGTGGATCATATTCGCAAAAATTACAACATCGAAATGAATCCCGATTCCGTATTCGATATCTTGATCAAACGGATTCACGAATATAAACGCCAACATCTCAAAGCGCTTTATATCATCAACCAATACAACCGCATCAAAGCCAATCCCGATATGGACATAGTGCCACGCACCCATATCTTTGGTGGTAAAGCGGCTCCCGGTTACTACAAAGCCAAGTTAATTATTAAACTGATTAATGCGATCGGCGAAGTAGTGAACTACGATCCCGACGTACGCGGTCGGATCAAAGTCTTATTTATGAAAGACTACAACGTATCATTCTCCCAGCGTCTTTTCCCAGCATCTGACATCTCCGAACAGATTTCCACAGCAGGTTACGAAGCTTCAGGAACCGGTAACATGAAATTTGCCATGAACGGAGCCTTAACAGTAGGAACCCTAGACGGAGCCAACGTGGAAATCAGAGAAAAAGCCGGAGCCGAAAATTTCTTCCTGTTTGGTTTAACCGTAGAAGAAGTAGCAGCAAAAAGAGCAGCAGGTTACAATCCTAACGAGTACTACCAAAACAACGAAGAACTCCAACTAGTAATGCACCGCATCTCCTCAGGCTTCTTCTCCCACGGAGACATGAACCTATTTAAGCCATTAGTCGATTCACTGCTATACGAAGACAAGTATATGCTGATGGCAGACTTCCAATCCTACATAGACGCTCAGGATCAAGCAGACAAAGTCTACCGAGATCAAGATCTGTGGAGTCGCATGGCCATTTTAAACGTAGCCAGAATGGGCTTCTTCTCCAGCGATCGCTCCATCAACGATTATCGCGAAAGAATCTGGAAAACTCCCTCTGTGAAAGTAGAAATTCCCGATTACAGCCAATCCAACTTTGATCTGAACTTAGGTTAA
- a CDS encoding DUF433 domain-containing protein codes for MTLNSVNLPTQLQQEAEKWAASQGIPFDQFILWAVAEKVASLRSQFNDPSFPTISYRQGFSGKYNAVIFGTGIRVQTIAVAANQWKLSPQQIAEEYGLSETQCRDALGFYAAHRNEIDSAITAEDAIEKASV; via the coding sequence ATGACATTGAACTCAGTAAACCTACCAACACAACTTCAACAAGAAGCAGAAAAATGGGCGGCTAGTCAAGGAATACCATTTGACCAGTTTATTTTATGGGCAGTAGCTGAAAAAGTTGCTTCTTTACGTTCCCAATTCAATGACCCATCTTTTCCTACAATTTCCTATCGTCAAGGCTTCAGTGGAAAGTATAATGCAGTTATCTTCGGTACGGGAATTCGAGTGCAGACGATTGCTGTCGCTGCTAATCAATGGAAACTCTCTCCACAACAGATTGCAGAAGAATATGGGCTGAGTGAAACGCAGTGCCGAGATGCTTTAGGTTTTTATGCTGCTCATCGAAATGAGATAGATAGCGCAATTACTGCCGAAGACGCGATTGAAAAAGCTAGTGTCTAA
- a CDS encoding XRE family transcriptional regulator has translation MAKKLDQIIQNLPEERQRNIDTRASELIAEHMTLRDIRKARELTQESMAELLEIGQDSVSRLEKRTDLLLSTLRSHIKAMGGELELTVKFPDRPTVILTGLYELDEDSN, from the coding sequence ATGGCGAAAAAGCTTGACCAAATCATCCAAAACCTTCCCGAGGAACGTCAGAGAAATATAGATACACGGGCATCTGAGCTTATTGCTGAACACATGACTCTTCGAGATATAAGAAAGGCACGGGAACTAACTCAAGAAAGCATGGCAGAACTTTTAGAAATTGGTCAAGACAGTGTTTCAAGACTAGAAAAACGCACAGATCTTCTTCTTTCTACACTGCGTAGCCATATTAAGGCTATGGGGGGTGAACTTGAGTTAACTGTCAAATTTCCAGATAGACCGACCGTTATATTAACTGGACTATACGAACTGGATGAGGATTCAAATTAA
- a CDS encoding type II toxin-antitoxin system RelE/ParE family toxin, which yields MKWEVLLHEEFESEFNELAEEVQDELLAYAKLLEVSGPSLRRPHADTLKGSRYANMKELRFKVSDGVSRVAFAFDSQRKAILLVAGNKAGTKEKRFYRQLIIKADQRFDSHLNELKKQEKSNGEKA from the coding sequence ATGAAGTGGGAGGTTTTACTGCATGAAGAATTTGAATCTGAGTTTAATGAACTTGCTGAAGAAGTTCAAGATGAATTATTAGCGTATGCCAAACTTCTTGAAGTTAGTGGACCATCACTGCGTAGACCTCACGCTGATACACTTAAAGGTTCTCGTTATGCCAACATGAAGGAGCTTCGCTTTAAAGTAAGTGATGGAGTATCGCGTGTAGCTTTTGCCTTTGACTCTCAGCGAAAGGCTATTTTACTGGTAGCAGGTAATAAGGCAGGAACTAAAGAAAAGCGTTTTTATAGACAACTTATTATTAAAGCAGATCAACGTTTTGATTCCCACCTCAATGAATTGAAAAAACAGGAGAAAAGTAATGGCGAAAAAGCTTGA
- the eno gene encoding phosphopyruvate hydratase, whose amino-acid sequence MKIQSIHAREILDSRGYPTVEVDVVLEDGSKGRSAVPSGASMGTLEALELRDGDGERYSGRGVLKAVANVNKTISPALIGTDGEDQEAIDNKMIEMDGTEYKQNLGANAILGVSMSVARAAASSKKISLYQYLGGADANLLPAPCFNVINGGAHADNNVDFQEFMIVPVGASTYSSALEWGAEVFHSLKSVLQQKGYSTGVGDEGGFAPNLASNVEAVEVILESIEKVGLKAGSEVCIALDPALTELHQPDGSYLFYKSDQSVKSTEEIIQLWESWVNQFPIISIEDGLGEKDWTGWQLLTKRLGDRIQIVGDDIFVTNPKIIRQAIAEGVGNSSLIKVNQIGTVTETLKAIKESKDGGYTCMISHRSGETTDDFIADLVVATGSGQIKTGAPCRGERLAKYNQLLRIEEELGSKARYAGIAAFKLK is encoded by the coding sequence ATGAAGATTCAAAGCATTCACGCTCGAGAAATTCTCGATTCTCGTGGTTATCCCACAGTAGAAGTCGACGTAGTTTTAGAAGATGGCAGCAAAGGACGTTCAGCAGTACCCTCTGGCGCATCCATGGGAACTCTTGAAGCCCTAGAATTGCGAGATGGCGACGGGGAACGTTATAGCGGTAGAGGTGTACTCAAAGCGGTTGCTAACGTTAATAAGACGATCTCTCCTGCTCTTATCGGTACCGATGGAGAAGATCAAGAAGCTATAGACAATAAAATGATCGAAATGGACGGCACTGAATATAAACAGAATCTCGGTGCTAACGCGATTCTAGGGGTATCAATGTCCGTTGCTCGCGCAGCAGCTAGCTCCAAAAAAATCTCTCTCTATCAGTACTTGGGTGGTGCTGATGCTAATCTGTTACCCGCTCCCTGTTTTAACGTTATCAATGGTGGTGCTCACGCCGATAACAACGTCGACTTTCAAGAATTTATGATTGTACCCGTTGGTGCTTCCACATATTCCAGCGCACTAGAATGGGGAGCAGAGGTTTTTCACTCTCTCAAATCGGTTTTACAGCAAAAAGGATATAGCACTGGCGTAGGTGATGAAGGGGGGTTCGCACCCAACTTAGCCTCGAACGTAGAAGCGGTGGAAGTGATCCTAGAAAGTATTGAGAAAGTAGGTCTTAAAGCGGGTAGCGAAGTCTGTATCGCTCTAGATCCTGCTTTGACCGAACTGCACCAACCTGATGGAAGTTATCTGTTTTATAAGTCGGATCAAAGTGTAAAAAGCACTGAGGAAATTATTCAGTTGTGGGAAAGTTGGGTAAATCAATTCCCTATTATTTCCATTGAAGACGGTTTAGGAGAAAAAGATTGGACCGGTTGGCAATTGTTAACTAAAAGATTAGGCGATCGCATTCAGATAGTAGGGGATGATATCTTTGTTACTAATCCTAAAATCATCAGACAAGCGATCGCGGAGGGAGTAGGTAACTCTTCTTTAATTAAAGTAAACCAAATTGGTACCGTTACCGAAACCCTTAAAGCGATCAAAGAGTCTAAAGATGGTGGGTATACCTGTATGATTAGTCACAGATCAGGTGAAACTACCGACGATTTTATCGCCGATTTAGTAGTAGCGACTGGTTCGGGTCAAATTAAAACCGGAGCACCCTGTCGAGGGGAGCGCCTAGCTAAATACAACCAGCTACTGCGCATCGAAGAAGAATTAGGATCTAAAGCTCGTTATGCAGGAATAGCAGCGTTTAAGCTTAAATAG
- a CDS encoding alpha-amylase family glycosyl hydrolase, producing the protein MATIIEELAPKTLGSANLNPRGRVFPSPVRWNDQILYQLLPDRFSDGQESTRPLFNRDQPEQYKATNRGAWMAAGKKFNGGTIKGIKSKLDYLQNLGITTLWVNPPWKQRLELETYHGYGIQDFLDIDPRFGTRQDLRDLVDAAHDRGMYVIFDVIYNHSGSNWFYRDENDGNPRETMPYRFSPPYPVHGWRSSQGESIPTPITTDDGVFPQEFQNLEWYNRAGMILNWEAKGWEDPMHPFVEFRRGDFFELRDFNLEQEEVISALARAFEYWIAVSDCDGFRVDAVKHVSSRASRRFCDAIHGYAQSIGKDNFLLVGELTDDSMVNGYLDIFGRNLDALLDIVVAPNRLTSVVKGLAHPGEFFSLYDEHYIGGSSRQLGTYHVTVLDDHDMSSRPYKQRFAAQSESLPERYAQAAHAVGVVLTMPGIASIYYGAEQALDGSQGYHDYSVEPRHEFIDRYVRESMFGGKFGAFATEGCHFFNPEHPTYLRIAAIARLRNREDCIGKTIRRGHHYLRETSYCDQPFAVAPAGELIAWSQVLFIYEVLMVLNTHGLESRGAFITVDRSLHPIGSLMTIFYRGDWDDDQLRNPPTEETLAVEEYQGRAVVRIDLPPSGMMILSQL; encoded by the coding sequence ATGGCGACAATTATCGAGGAACTAGCCCCAAAAACATTAGGGTCGGCTAACCTCAACCCCCGAGGACGAGTATTTCCCAGTCCAGTCCGCTGGAACGATCAGATTTTATATCAACTATTGCCTGATCGCTTCAGTGACGGTCAAGAATCCACTCGACCTCTATTCAACCGTGATCAACCTGAACAATATAAAGCGACCAACCGAGGCGCTTGGATGGCTGCCGGAAAAAAATTCAACGGCGGCACCATCAAAGGGATAAAAAGCAAACTGGACTACCTACAGAACTTAGGTATTACCACGCTTTGGGTAAATCCACCTTGGAAACAACGCCTCGAGCTAGAAACCTACCACGGCTATGGGATCCAGGATTTTCTGGACATTGACCCCCGCTTTGGCACGCGACAGGATTTACGCGATCTTGTCGATGCTGCCCACGATCGCGGTATGTACGTGATTTTTGACGTTATCTACAACCACAGTGGTAGCAACTGGTTTTATCGAGATGAAAACGATGGCAACCCCAGAGAGACTATGCCCTATCGTTTCTCACCCCCCTATCCAGTGCACGGTTGGCGTTCTAGCCAGGGAGAAAGTATCCCCACTCCTATCACCACAGATGACGGCGTATTTCCCCAAGAGTTTCAAAATCTAGAGTGGTACAATCGCGCAGGTATGATTCTCAACTGGGAAGCAAAAGGTTGGGAAGACCCCATGCATCCCTTTGTAGAGTTCCGACGGGGCGACTTTTTCGAACTGCGAGATTTTAATCTTGAGCAAGAAGAAGTAATTAGCGCTCTAGCTAGAGCTTTTGAATATTGGATCGCTGTGAGCGATTGTGATGGCTTTCGAGTAGACGCGGTTAAACACGTTTCTTCTAGAGCTTCACGCAGATTTTGCGATGCGATTCACGGGTATGCTCAATCCATTGGCAAAGATAACTTTTTGCTAGTAGGGGAACTAACCGACGACAGCATGGTAAACGGTTATCTGGATATCTTTGGGCGCAACCTGGATGCTCTCCTCGATATTGTCGTCGCTCCTAACCGTCTAACTTCCGTAGTCAAAGGTCTTGCCCATCCTGGAGAGTTCTTCTCTCTCTACGATGAACACTACATAGGAGGAAGCTCGAGGCAATTGGGTACCTACCATGTGACGGTCCTCGACGATCACGATATGTCCTCACGACCCTACAAACAGAGGTTTGCAGCCCAGAGCGAGTCTTTACCTGAGCGTTATGCACAAGCCGCTCACGCAGTAGGGGTAGTGTTGACTATGCCGGGAATAGCCTCGATTTACTACGGTGCTGAACAAGCCTTAGACGGTTCCCAAGGATATCACGACTACAGCGTAGAACCTCGACACGAGTTTATAGATCGCTACGTTCGGGAATCGATGTTTGGTGGCAAATTTGGCGCTTTCGCCACAGAAGGATGCCATTTCTTTAATCCTGAACATCCAACTTACCTGAGAATAGCGGCGATCGCTCGCCTACGCAATCGTGAAGATTGTATCGGCAAAACCATCAGAAGAGGACATCACTACCTGCGAGAAACATCCTATTGTGATCAACCCTTTGCTGTTGCTCCTGCAGGAGAACTGATCGCCTGGTCTCAGGTTCTCTTTATCTACGAAGTGTTAATGGTCTTGAACACCCATGGATTAGAAAGTCGAGGAGCATTCATTACAGTGGATCGCTCCCTGCACCCTATCGGTTCTCTGATGACCATATTCTACAGAGGGGATTGGGACGATGACCAACTACGTAATCCCCCTACCGAAGAAACTCTAGCCGTAGAGGAGTACCAAGGTAGAGCTGTAGTACGCATTGATTTGCCTCCTTCGGGCATGATGATCTTATCTCAACTATAG
- a CDS encoding aspartate:alanine exchanger family transporter yields the protein MLGLQLLLENQPILTLFLVIGLGSAIGEISLFGFRLGVGAVLFVGLFIGAIAPKAVPPGMLGTVGLIIFFYGIGIQYGKPFVEGLLSKQGRQQNLIAFLSILGTGLITILLITGFKIPVEIALGLFSGALVNTAALQTVLSKVNSDLPVVGYGVAYPFGVFGPILCLYLALRIINPQTTTPPRTTIKGTELVVSNPLINGKSLGEIINLLPQNIQILAIRQNGHDRLPKATLKINLGDEILVEAEGEALKTALNLIGQESEPDIMVNRRDLDDLIVYASNSGVIGRKLGELNLTENHDCVVVSVFRGDSELYSHPSLTLEAGDRVRVIAPPEQFQGVRQFFGDSARSTAEVSYLALGLGMVLGVLFGLIRFPLGGLGSVSFGAAGGAMVVSLLLGWLGHTGQITWTIPASANLTLRNFGLTLFLAVAGLGAAQQFFSTVQETGFSLLGGGIAITLGAVLISLVLSYFVFRFPFDEMVGVVAGVTGNPAILAYASKIVPTNKPELGYAFVFPTTTILKIVIVQLILERVK from the coding sequence ATGCTTGGATTACAATTACTACTGGAAAATCAACCAATACTGACGTTATTCTTAGTAATTGGGTTGGGTTCGGCTATTGGCGAAATTTCTCTGTTTGGATTTAGATTGGGTGTGGGTGCGGTTCTTTTTGTAGGACTATTTATAGGAGCGATCGCCCCAAAAGCAGTTCCACCTGGTATGCTTGGTACGGTGGGATTAATTATCTTTTTTTATGGAATAGGTATTCAATACGGTAAACCTTTTGTGGAAGGGTTACTAAGTAAACAGGGACGTCAACAAAATTTAATCGCTTTTTTGAGCATCTTGGGTACGGGTTTAATTACAATATTATTGATTACGGGTTTTAAAATTCCTGTAGAAATAGCTTTAGGTTTGTTTTCCGGAGCTCTAGTTAATACAGCTGCTTTGCAAACGGTATTGAGCAAAGTCAATAGCGATTTACCAGTAGTAGGTTATGGAGTTGCTTATCCCTTTGGGGTATTTGGACCTATTTTGTGTCTGTATCTGGCTTTGAGAATAATCAATCCCCAAACCACTACTCCACCTCGGACAACGATTAAAGGTACAGAATTAGTAGTGAGTAATCCTCTAATTAATGGTAAATCTCTAGGGGAAATTATTAATCTGTTGCCCCAAAATATACAAATTCTAGCGATACGTCAAAATGGTCATGATCGTCTACCCAAAGCCACACTTAAAATTAATCTTGGGGACGAAATACTCGTAGAAGCAGAGGGAGAAGCCTTAAAAACAGCACTAAATTTAATTGGTCAAGAGTCAGAACCAGATATTATGGTAAATAGACGAGATTTAGATGATTTAATCGTTTACGCTTCTAACTCAGGAGTGATTGGACGTAAATTAGGAGAACTTAATCTCACCGAAAATCACGATTGTGTGGTAGTTTCAGTGTTTCGGGGAGATTCAGAATTATATTCTCATCCCAGTTTAACTCTAGAAGCAGGCGATCGCGTCAGAGTAATCGCACCACCAGAGCAGTTTCAGGGAGTGAGACAGTTCTTTGGCGATTCCGCTCGTAGTACTGCAGAAGTTAGTTATCTTGCTTTGGGTTTAGGGATGGTACTCGGGGTACTTTTCGGTTTAATTCGGTTTCCCTTAGGAGGATTGGGTAGCGTTAGTTTTGGCGCCGCAGGTGGTGCGATGGTGGTATCTTTACTATTAGGTTGGTTAGGACATACGGGACAAATAACTTGGACGATTCCTGCTTCTGCTAATTTAACTCTGCGCAATTTTGGTTTGACGCTATTTTTAGCAGTAGCTGGTTTAGGAGCCGCTCAACAGTTTTTTAGCACCGTACAAGAAACGGGTTTTAGTCTCCTAGGAGGGGGTATCGCTATCACTCTGGGAGCAGTATTAATCTCTTTGGTGCTCAGTTACTTTGTCTTTCGTTTTCCTTTTGATGAAATGGTGGGGGTAGTGGCGGGGGTAACGGGAAATCCAGCGATTTTAGCCTACGCTTCGAAAATTGTTCCTACCAATAAACCAGAGCTTGGTTACGCCTTTGTTTTTCCTACTACCACTATTTTAAAAATAGTCATTGTACAGTTAATTTTAGAGAGGGTAAAGTAA
- a CDS encoding DUF5615 family PIN-like protein, translating into MSKPRLHLDADTSIKALYSALIIRGHDVTRTPNEWIPKDASDEIQLLKATAQKRCIFTFNIKDFSLLALQYSTHGGIILAAQNRWSLSELIAALDSLVSQTNSEEWLGQIRWLNQWRRLQTTYFSVTLPSLKLTVQ; encoded by the coding sequence GTGTCTAAACCTCGGCTTCATCTCGATGCTGATACTTCAATCAAAGCATTATATTCAGCTTTAATAATTCGTGGTCACGATGTAACACGAACACCCAATGAATGGATTCCGAAAGACGCTAGTGATGAAATTCAGCTTTTGAAAGCAACAGCTCAAAAACGCTGTATTTTTACCTTCAACATTAAAGATTTCTCCCTTCTTGCCCTTCAATATTCCACCCATGGCGGTATAATTCTAGCTGCTCAAAATAGATGGAGTTTGTCTGAATTGATCGCAGCCTTGGATAGTTTAGTGTCCCAAACTAATTCAGAAGAGTGGTTAGGTCAAATTCGATGGTTGAACCAATGGCGGCGATTACAAACTACTTATTTCTCAGTTACTTTACCCTCTCTAAAATTAACTGTACAATGA